One stretch of Miscanthus floridulus cultivar M001 chromosome 18, ASM1932011v1, whole genome shotgun sequence DNA includes these proteins:
- the LOC136522665 gene encoding wall-associated receptor kinase 5-like isoform X2: MAWSSLLITGNKLLLLVVVASLSLGHCAGAGLSLPDCQRKCGDISIPYPFGINGACSLEDAFSVICDEEEQVLYLGKNKSLRVLEINVPQGEVRVENRISSSCHNHTDNPNFSEVHQPIFRFDNPYFVVSSTKNKLTAIGCATVAILYGQNENQLSGCASFCDKHGIDNSAQCTGMGCCHASIPDNLKYLDTLFAAVNHINYSHVWEYSPCSYAFIAEQNRFNFSASYAKATNFREMYLFNRTGDPMVLDWAIGTGTCNNYSTINHTSYACVDRNSECIDAPNGLGYRCVCSQGYEGNPYIVDGCIDIDECAYPDVYCQGTCINTVGSYECSCRPGTQSKDPKSTPCTPIPGANQKTEVMFVIGISICSICIIICISIVIMKECKKRQVVKEKERHFKENGGPILFQQIHSRQIDTVILFTVEDLDKATKNFDKSTELGTGGHGTVYKGNLTDEKVVAVKRSKIINMAQAEEFIQEIIILSQINHRNVVRLLGCCLEVEVPMLVYEFVPNGTLFHLLHSSYNNRPPVPLEVRLRIAQESADALVYLHLSTDHPIVHGDVKSLNILLDENYTAKVTDFGASRMLPKDADQHMTIVQGTPGYLDPEYHKERHLTEKSDVYSFGVVLLELITGKMAIYSDGHKERISLASSFMLAMKENRVGDLLDTSIMGVGTEELLQEVAELGIWCLSDKGEERPSMIQVANKLKAIRSSWRKLLLLLKHNETELLIKRSADVASAEPSPSMYCTAPMLGMDIETPYVVDHAC; the protein is encoded by the exons GTAATAAGTTATTACTGCTAGTTGTGGTGGCCTCCCTATCCTTGGGGCATTGTGCAGGAGCTGGTTTGTCCTTGCCTGACTGCCAACGCAAATGCGGTGACATAAGCATCCCCTACCCTTTTGGCATCAACGGTGCCTGCTCCCTGGAGGATGCCTTTAGTGTCATATGCGATGAGGAAGAACAAGTGTTGTATCTTGGGAAGAACAAGAGCCTTCGAGTGTTGGAAATCAACGTGCCCCAGGGCGAAGTCCGCGTCGAGAATCGCATATCAAGTAGCTGCCACAACCACACCGACAACCCCAACTTCTCAGAAGTGCATCAGCCTATCTTCAGATTTGACAACCCTTATTTCGTTGTTTCCAGCACCAAGAACAAACTCACAGCAATTGGGTGTGCTACGGTTGCAATCTTGTATGGCCAGAACGAGAACCAGCTTAGTGGTTGCGCGTCGTTCTGCGACAAGCACGGCATTGACAATAGCGCACAGTGCACTGGCATGGGCTGCTGCCATGCTTCTATCCCTGACAACCTCAAGTATTTGGACACATTATTTGCAGCAGTAAACCATATAAACTACAGCCATGTCTGGGAATACAGCCCATGCAGCTACGCTTTCATCGCCGAGCAAAACAGGTTCAATTTCAGTGCCTCCTATGCCAAAGCAACAAACTTTAGAGAAATGTATTTATTCAACCGCACTGGGGATCCTATGGTGCTGGATTGGGCTATTGGTACTGGAACATGCAATAATTACAGCACGATCAATCATACATCATATGCCTGCGTCGACAGGAATAGCGAATGCATTGACGCGCCCAATGGTCTGGGGTATCGCTGCGTTTGTTCCCAAGGCTACGAGGGCAATCCCTACATTGTCGATGGATGCATAG ATATCGACGAGTGTGCTTATCCAGACGTGTATTGCCAAGGTACATGCATTAACACTGTTGGAAGCTATGAATGTTCATGCAGACCAGGAACTCAGAGCAAGGATCCAAAGAGCACACCTTGCACCCCAATTCCTGGGGCCAACCAGAAAACTGAAGTGATGTTTGTGATAG GTATTTCCATATGTTCCATTTGTATCATCATTTGTATCTCCATTGTAATCATGAAGGAGTGTAAAAAAAGGCAGGTGGTGAAAGAGAAGGAGAGACACTTCAAAGAGAATGGTGGTCCAATATTGTTTCAGCAAATCCACTCTCGACAAATTGACACAGTGATATTATTCACAGTGGAAGATTTGGATAAGGCGACAAAAAATTTTGACAAGAGCACAGAACTTGGCACAGGGGGCCATGGCACTGTTTATAAGGGCAATCTAACTGACGAAAAAGTAGTGGCTGTGAAACGCTCAAAGATTATCAATATGGCCCAAGCCGAAGAATTCATTCAAGAGATTATCATACTCTCACAAATCAATCACAGGAATGTGGTAAGGCTTCTAGGTTGCTGCTTAGAGGTTGAAGTGCCCATGCTGGTGTATGAATTTGTCCCAAATGGCACTCTGTTTCATTTACTCCATAGTAGCTACAACAACCGACCACCTGTGCCACTCGAAGTTCGCCTCAGAATCGCCCAAGAGTCTGCTGATGCACTTGTTTATCTCCATCTCTCCACCGACCATCCCATAGTCCATGGTGATGTCAAGTCTCTAAACATTCTCCTAGATGAGAACTACACAGCAAAAGTGACCGACTTCGGAGCGTCAAGGATGCTTCCCAAGGATGCAGATCAGCACATGACAATTGTACAAGGAACTCCTGGTTACCTAGATCCAGAGTACCACAAGGAGCGGCACCTGACAGAGAAGAGCGATGTTTATAGCTTCGGGGTTGTGCTTCTAGAGCTGATCACAGGGAAGATGGCTATATACTCTGACGGTCATAAGGAAAGAATAAGCCTTGCATCATCCTTCATGCTGGCAATGAAGGAGAATAGAGTAGGAGACTTGTTGGACACTAGTATAATGGGTGTGGGAACAGAGGAACTTCTCCAAGAAGTTGCTGAGCTTGGGATATGGTGCTTGAGCGACAAGGGGGAGGAGAGGCCTTCCATGATCCAAGTAGCCAACAAGCTGAAAGCTATTCGGAGCAGTTGGAGGAAGCTATTATTGTTGTTGAAGCATAACGAAACTGAACTCCTTATCAAGAGGTCAGCAGACGTGGCTTCAGCTGAACCGTCGCCTAGCATGTACTGTACAGCGCCAATGTTAGGAATGGATATAGAAACACCATATGTAGTAGACCATGCATGCTAG
- the LOC136522665 gene encoding wall-associated receptor kinase 5-like isoform X3: MASPLCGGNKLLLLVVVASLSLGHCAGAGLSLPDCQRKCGDISIPYPFGINGACSLEDAFSVICDEEEQVLYLGKNKSLRVLEINVPQGEVRVENRISSSCHNHTDNPNFSEVHQPIFRFDNPYFVVSSTKNKLTAIGCATVAILYGQNENQLSGCASFCDKHGIDNSAQCTGMGCCHASIPDNLKYLDTLFAAVNHINYSHVWEYSPCSYAFIAEQNRFNFSASYAKATNFREMYLFNRTGDPMVLDWAIGTGTCNNYSTINHTSYACVDRNSECIDAPNGLGYRCVCSQGYEGNPYIVDGCIDIDECAYPDVYCQGTCINTVGSYECSCRPGTQSKDPKSTPCTPIPGANQKTEVMFVIGISICSICIIICISIVIMKECKKRQVVKEKERHFKENGGPILFQQIHSRQIDTVILFTVEDLDKATKNFDKSTELGTGGHGTVYKGNLTDEKVVAVKRSKIINMAQAEEFIQEIIILSQINHRNVVRLLGCCLEVEVPMLVYEFVPNGTLFHLLHSSYNNRPPVPLEVRLRIAQESADALVYLHLSTDHPIVHGDVKSLNILLDENYTAKVTDFGASRMLPKDADQHMTIVQGTPGYLDPEYHKERHLTEKSDVYSFGVVLLELITGKMAIYSDGHKERISLASSFMLAMKENRVGDLLDTSIMGVGTEELLQEVAELGIWCLSDKGEERPSMIQVANKLKAIRSSWRKLLLLLKHNETELLIKRSADVASAEPSPSMYCTAPMLGMDIETPYVVDHAC, from the exons GTAATAAGTTATTACTGCTAGTTGTGGTGGCCTCCCTATCCTTGGGGCATTGTGCAGGAGCTGGTTTGTCCTTGCCTGACTGCCAACGCAAATGCGGTGACATAAGCATCCCCTACCCTTTTGGCATCAACGGTGCCTGCTCCCTGGAGGATGCCTTTAGTGTCATATGCGATGAGGAAGAACAAGTGTTGTATCTTGGGAAGAACAAGAGCCTTCGAGTGTTGGAAATCAACGTGCCCCAGGGCGAAGTCCGCGTCGAGAATCGCATATCAAGTAGCTGCCACAACCACACCGACAACCCCAACTTCTCAGAAGTGCATCAGCCTATCTTCAGATTTGACAACCCTTATTTCGTTGTTTCCAGCACCAAGAACAAACTCACAGCAATTGGGTGTGCTACGGTTGCAATCTTGTATGGCCAGAACGAGAACCAGCTTAGTGGTTGCGCGTCGTTCTGCGACAAGCACGGCATTGACAATAGCGCACAGTGCACTGGCATGGGCTGCTGCCATGCTTCTATCCCTGACAACCTCAAGTATTTGGACACATTATTTGCAGCAGTAAACCATATAAACTACAGCCATGTCTGGGAATACAGCCCATGCAGCTACGCTTTCATCGCCGAGCAAAACAGGTTCAATTTCAGTGCCTCCTATGCCAAAGCAACAAACTTTAGAGAAATGTATTTATTCAACCGCACTGGGGATCCTATGGTGCTGGATTGGGCTATTGGTACTGGAACATGCAATAATTACAGCACGATCAATCATACATCATATGCCTGCGTCGACAGGAATAGCGAATGCATTGACGCGCCCAATGGTCTGGGGTATCGCTGCGTTTGTTCCCAAGGCTACGAGGGCAATCCCTACATTGTCGATGGATGCATAG ATATCGACGAGTGTGCTTATCCAGACGTGTATTGCCAAGGTACATGCATTAACACTGTTGGAAGCTATGAATGTTCATGCAGACCAGGAACTCAGAGCAAGGATCCAAAGAGCACACCTTGCACCCCAATTCCTGGGGCCAACCAGAAAACTGAAGTGATGTTTGTGATAG GTATTTCCATATGTTCCATTTGTATCATCATTTGTATCTCCATTGTAATCATGAAGGAGTGTAAAAAAAGGCAGGTGGTGAAAGAGAAGGAGAGACACTTCAAAGAGAATGGTGGTCCAATATTGTTTCAGCAAATCCACTCTCGACAAATTGACACAGTGATATTATTCACAGTGGAAGATTTGGATAAGGCGACAAAAAATTTTGACAAGAGCACAGAACTTGGCACAGGGGGCCATGGCACTGTTTATAAGGGCAATCTAACTGACGAAAAAGTAGTGGCTGTGAAACGCTCAAAGATTATCAATATGGCCCAAGCCGAAGAATTCATTCAAGAGATTATCATACTCTCACAAATCAATCACAGGAATGTGGTAAGGCTTCTAGGTTGCTGCTTAGAGGTTGAAGTGCCCATGCTGGTGTATGAATTTGTCCCAAATGGCACTCTGTTTCATTTACTCCATAGTAGCTACAACAACCGACCACCTGTGCCACTCGAAGTTCGCCTCAGAATCGCCCAAGAGTCTGCTGATGCACTTGTTTATCTCCATCTCTCCACCGACCATCCCATAGTCCATGGTGATGTCAAGTCTCTAAACATTCTCCTAGATGAGAACTACACAGCAAAAGTGACCGACTTCGGAGCGTCAAGGATGCTTCCCAAGGATGCAGATCAGCACATGACAATTGTACAAGGAACTCCTGGTTACCTAGATCCAGAGTACCACAAGGAGCGGCACCTGACAGAGAAGAGCGATGTTTATAGCTTCGGGGTTGTGCTTCTAGAGCTGATCACAGGGAAGATGGCTATATACTCTGACGGTCATAAGGAAAGAATAAGCCTTGCATCATCCTTCATGCTGGCAATGAAGGAGAATAGAGTAGGAGACTTGTTGGACACTAGTATAATGGGTGTGGGAACAGAGGAACTTCTCCAAGAAGTTGCTGAGCTTGGGATATGGTGCTTGAGCGACAAGGGGGAGGAGAGGCCTTCCATGATCCAAGTAGCCAACAAGCTGAAAGCTATTCGGAGCAGTTGGAGGAAGCTATTATTGTTGTTGAAGCATAACGAAACTGAACTCCTTATCAAGAGGTCAGCAGACGTGGCTTCAGCTGAACCGTCGCCTAGCATGTACTGTACAGCGCCAATGTTAGGAATGGATATAGAAACACCATATGTAGTAGACCATGCATGCTAG